The genomic interval CGAGCTGCAACAGATAGCTGTCCTCTTCGACAATGATGGCCTTGTAGCGCCCCTGGAAGAGATGTCCGGTTTTCTGCGTGCGCCAATTGAACCAGCGTGTGTAACGACCAGAGAGGTTCTGCATGAATCGGGACAAGGGAATATCACCGACCTGAACGGCCAGGTGAACATGGTTGTC from Geothermobacter hydrogeniphilus carries:
- a CDS encoding transposase, with the protein product MARKPRIHYPGALYHVMLRGNGGNAVFECDQDRYRFYLLLQQAIERYSCRVFAFCLMDNHVHLAVQVGDIPLSRFMQNLSGRYTRWFNWRTQKTGHLFQGRYKAIIVEEDSYLLQL